One segment of Rosa chinensis cultivar Old Blush chromosome 6, RchiOBHm-V2, whole genome shotgun sequence DNA contains the following:
- the LOC112174076 gene encoding uncharacterized protein LOC112174076 translates to MAARSPNVRLRKAPNRKSPSLKCPLTAPAKSSKPRVSRLALISSISHKIVDAKDKAKPFPSKITATIPNVKAKQPSTVAKALTTPRIRKPISNPDTFRSVRNPKPKNVAVPKNKTSEGGTVDILETRNKDGIAFKSIASIPGGNHSRPKI, encoded by the exons ATGGCAGCAAGAAGTCCGAATGTTAGACTTCGAAAAGCACCGAACAGAAAGTCGCCAAG TTTGAAATGCCCACTTACAGCTCCTGCAAAATCTTCAAAGCCTAGAGTTTCAAGGTTGGCCCTGATTTCTTCAATCTCTCATAAGATAGTTGATGCCAAAGATAAGGCCAAACCTTTCCCTTCTAAGATCACTGCAACAATCCCAAATGTTAAAGCAAAGCAACCATCTACTGTAGCCAAAGCTCTTACTACTCCAAGGATCAGAAAACCCATCTCAAATCCAGATACATTTCGAAGTGTTAGGAACCCCAAACCCAAAAATGTTGCGGTGCCAAAGAATAAG ACAAGTGAGGGAGGCACAGTTGACATCCTTGAAACAAGAAATAAAGATGGAATAGCTTTTAAATCAATAGCTTCAATTCCTGGTGGAAATCATAGCCGACCTAAGATCTGA